From Micromonospora rhizosphaerae, the proteins below share one genomic window:
- a CDS encoding amidohydrolase family protein has protein sequence MALHVRGVLLPDDEVRDLWLVGDRVTFDPVPGAETIVDGGFVLPGLTDAHCHIGIGRGGVPITSLHQARELARIDRDAGVLAIRDAGSPYPYPELDDAPDLPRLARAGRHVAPPKRYLRDIGVEVGAAEVAATVAEQAAAGNGWVKLVGDWIDRGVGDLAPAWDADTMTAAVRAAHAAGVRAAVHTFSESAVEIMVRAGVDSVEHGTGLSLDMIDMMARQGTALVPTMINIQTFDGIADQARARFPGYADHMLALRDRFPEVVRAAHEAGVPIYVGTDAGGGIDHGLAAEEMLLLHEQAGMSTVDVLAAASWRAREWLGFPGLVEGGLADLVVYPEDPRRDLRVVRTPSRIVLRGRPIR, from the coding sequence ATGGCTCTGCATGTGCGCGGTGTGCTCCTGCCCGACGACGAGGTCCGGGATCTCTGGCTGGTCGGCGACCGGGTGACCTTCGATCCGGTGCCCGGGGCGGAGACGATCGTCGACGGTGGCTTCGTGCTGCCCGGCCTGACCGACGCCCACTGCCACATCGGCATCGGGCGCGGCGGCGTGCCGATCACCTCCCTCCACCAGGCCCGCGAACTGGCCCGCATCGACCGGGACGCCGGGGTGCTCGCGATCCGGGACGCCGGCTCGCCGTACCCGTACCCGGAACTCGACGACGCGCCGGACCTGCCGCGACTGGCCCGCGCGGGCCGGCACGTCGCGCCGCCCAAGCGCTACCTGCGGGACATCGGGGTGGAGGTCGGCGCGGCCGAGGTGGCCGCGACGGTGGCCGAGCAGGCCGCCGCCGGCAATGGCTGGGTCAAGCTGGTCGGCGACTGGATCGACCGCGGCGTGGGCGACCTCGCGCCGGCCTGGGACGCCGACACCATGACCGCCGCCGTCCGGGCCGCGCACGCCGCCGGGGTACGCGCCGCGGTGCACACCTTCTCCGAGTCGGCCGTGGAGATCATGGTGCGCGCCGGGGTGGACTCGGTGGAGCACGGGACTGGCCTCAGCCTCGACATGATCGACATGATGGCGCGGCAGGGCACCGCGCTGGTCCCCACGATGATCAACATTCAGACCTTCGACGGCATCGCCGACCAGGCCCGCGCCAGGTTCCCCGGGTACGCCGACCACATGCTCGCCCTGCGCGACCGCTTCCCCGAGGTGGTCCGGGCCGCGCACGAGGCGGGAGTGCCGATCTACGTCGGCACCGACGCCGGTGGTGGCATCGACCACGGGCTGGCCGCCGAGGAGATGCTGCTGCTGCACGAGCAGGCCGGCATGTCCACGGTGGACGTCCTCGCCGCCGCCTCCTGGCGCGCCCGCGAGTGGCTCGGCTTCCCCGGCCTGGTCGAGGGCGGCCTCGCCGACCTCGTGGTCTACCCCGAGGACCCCCGCCGCGACTTGCGCGTGGTCCGCACCCCGTCCCGCATCGTCCTCCGCGGCCGCCCCATCCGCTGA
- a CDS encoding TetR/AcrR family transcriptional regulator, which yields MNELRDSARQRLRDAIVDAARTQTVAVGWDAVRMGAVAAAAGVSRQTVYNEFGSKAGLADALARREVDRFVAAVRAALDEHGADVRAGAYAAISHTLTEAAGNPLIKAILTSARGGADELLPYLTTRSELVLAEASGALLDWARVQLSTAEPAALAFAADSIVRLVVSHIVLPQAPPDQTAARLADLALHLFLTATTPTT from the coding sequence ATGAATGAGCTGCGGGACTCGGCACGGCAACGGTTGCGGGACGCCATCGTCGACGCCGCTCGCACGCAGACGGTCGCGGTCGGCTGGGACGCGGTCCGGATGGGTGCCGTGGCGGCCGCCGCCGGGGTGAGCCGGCAGACCGTCTACAACGAGTTCGGTAGCAAGGCGGGGCTGGCCGACGCGCTGGCCCGGCGCGAGGTCGACCGGTTCGTCGCGGCGGTCCGCGCGGCGCTGGACGAGCACGGCGCCGACGTCCGGGCCGGTGCGTACGCGGCCATCTCGCACACCCTGACCGAGGCGGCCGGGAACCCGCTGATCAAGGCGATCCTGACCAGCGCGCGGGGCGGCGCGGACGAGCTGCTGCCCTACCTGACCACCCGCTCGGAACTGGTGCTGGCCGAGGCCTCCGGCGCGCTGCTGGACTGGGCGAGGGTCCAACTGTCGACGGCCGAGCCGGCGGCGCTGGCGTTCGCCGCCGACTCCATCGTGCGCCTGGTGGTGAGCCACATCGTGCTCCCCCAGGCCCCGCCCGACCAGACCGCCGCGCGCCTGGCCGACCTCGCCCTGCATCTCTTCCTCACCGCCACCACCCCGACCACCTGA